From the genome of Streptomyces sp. NBC_01304:
AAGTAAGAACCCATCTTTGAACCGGCAGTTCGCCATGTAGCAGTGGCAGGACATCTCTCAAGGGCTGGCAGGTTGTTGGCCTATCGCAGCAGGAGAGGCCGTCAGCGGTCCCGCTCCTCATGACGCCAGAGAACATAGGCGACCCGGATCAACGCAACGGCTCCGGCAACAGCAGCTCCGGCGACGGGAGGCATCTGGAAGAGAAAGACAATGGCTGCGAATACGACGGCGCCGAGAAAGCACGCACTGACCAGGGCGAAGCCGATTTCAACCGTGGCCTCATCTCGTTCGGCCTGGCTTCGTCGTCTTGTTGTCATGTCCAAAGAATCGCACTCAGGCAGCTCGAAGGGCAGACTGCGGGCGAGACGGGACGGCATTGGGGGCGCTCTGCCAGGTGAGTCTGGGTGAGTCGCGTTGGTTCCGGCCAATGGCCCGTCTGGAACCGGCCGTTGCTCATCGGTCTGTGCCTGGTGGTGTCACGCTGCCCCGGTGATCAGTCTTGCCACCGCCCCCGGCCTTCGTCGCCTGCTCGCCACCGTGCCCCCAACTCTGCTCGCCCTCGCGCTGGGCCTGTGGGGGATCACGCGGGGCGACAGTATGTGGCGGGACGAAGCGATCACGGTCCGGGCGAGTCATCGTACGTTCGGCGAACTCATGGACAACTTGTCCGCGATCGACGCAGTACATGGCCTCTACTACCTCATGTTGAACACCATCAGCACCGGGCAGTTCGCCGACTTCGGCCAGTACGGCGAGTACGGCCTGTACCCATTGAGGGTTCCCTCGGTGGTGGCGACGGCTCTCGCGGCGGCGGGCGTGGCCGCTGTCACCGCACGGCTGTCGACCCCGGGCGCCGCGGTGATTGCCGGATGCGTCTATCCGGTCTTCCCGGTCGTGCAGCGCTACACGCAGGAGGGTCGCTCCTATGCGGCCGTCACCTGCTGCCTGGTGTGGGCTACCTATGTTCTCGTGCGCGCGCTGCAGTCCGATCGGGCTGTCCGCTGGTGGGTGCCGTACGCGGTCTTGATGACTCTGGCGGGGTGGCTGCATATCTTCGCTCTGCTGGCCTTGTTGGCCCATGCCGTCACCGTCCGCCTCACCTCGCCGACCGCTCGCCGCGCCCACACGGTGGCATCAGCGGTTGCCGCCGGCGCAGTCGCCCCGCTGGCCCTCTACGCCTTCGCGCAGCGGTATCAGGTGGACTGGCTGCCCCGTCCCGGCGTAGGCGAGTGGGTCCCCTTCCTGATCTGGGTAGCTCTGGGCGCTGCGGCGGCGGCAACCGTCAAAGAGGGGCGGACCTCCTTGACGGCGAACACGGTCGCCCTGCCCCTGCTCGTTCTGCCCCCGGCCGTCCTGCTGACGGTGTCCATGGTCAAGCCCATGTATACCGATCGCTACGTTCTGATCGTCTGGGCTGCACTGGCCA
Proteins encoded in this window:
- a CDS encoding DUF6332 family protein — protein: MTTRRRSQAERDEATVEIGFALVSACFLGAVVFAAIVFLFQMPPVAGAAVAGAVALIRVAYVLWRHEERDR
- a CDS encoding glycosyltransferase family 39 protein, whose protein sequence is MISLATAPGLRRLLATVPPTLLALALGLWGITRGDSMWRDEAITVRASHRTFGELMDNLSAIDAVHGLYYLMLNTISTGQFADFGQYGEYGLYPLRVPSVVATALAAAGVAAVTARLSTPGAAVIAGCVYPVFPVVQRYTQEGRSYAAVTCCLVWATYVLVRALQSDRAVRWWVPYAVLMTLAGWLHIFALLALLAHAVTVRLTSPTARRAHTVASAVAAGAVAPLALYAFAQRYQVDWLPRPGVGEWVPFLIWVALGAAAAATVKEGRTSLTANTVALPLLVLPPAVLLTVSMVKPMYTDRYVLIVWAALAILVPQLAFACAKAVRSRPAWATLAVVVTTVATTAFLLPQSLYLRSPESRQDDVLAVARAVGSVAEHRDAVVYLPARRRDWLLATREVYGLLDDVAAKVSVENSASWWGVEYGPAEVRQRILRQPRLIVLTDPPGVAQDEEVSATEQAKRQAIIDSGLIRCDTKDLPGARVIVYARTC